The Tolypothrix sp. PCC 7712 region CTAATATGCCAGTCAGCGATCGCAGTTGTGGGATTGAGTAACTTTTGTATTTCCGAGTAGGTAGGGGAGGACTCATCACCCAAGGAGTATAAAAGCCAACTTAAACAAGCATTTTTGCCTTTTTCTGCCAGTTCCAAGGCTGCACACCAATTTCCCGATTGGATAGCTAAGTCAACGGTTAATTGTTGAAAACCAGCAAATCGTAAGGCTAATTGTTGTTTTCTGGCTGGACTGGGGGTATTTTCCAGCAGGTTTTGGAGGATATCTGTAGCCCGTCGTTGCAGTTCTTCTGCTTCGGATGTTTGTCCCAACGCAGACAAACAGCGAATCAAATCTTGGAGAAGTTCTAAATGGGCTTCGGGAAATTGGGTGAGGGTTTGTAGAGCATTTTGGTAGCTGCGAAAAGCCTTCCGCCAATGGGGATAGGGATTTTCATCCTTGCGTCCGTATGTGTAATGGGCGTTTCCTATAGCTTGGTGTAATTTCCCCTAGGGGAAACGCATCTTATTTCCTAATAAAAACTAAGAGAGATTTCAAAATGACATAGATAATTGTAAAAATTCCGGAAATGATAAATAAAATGAATCAATAGTTTCGGAAAAATATGAATTAGCTTATCTGAAGCTGAATAATTATTTATTAATACTAAAACAACTCAAAATTCAAGTTTATAAAGGTATGTTTATTTGGAAAATAATGAGATTTATCCTAAAGATTTAAATTCAATTTCTGATAGATTAGTTTATGCTAATGCTAAAACTCTTAATAAATAATTGTTATCCAACCCAGCGAGAAACTGTTTATTTTTTATTCCCCGTTTGACACGCTTCTCTTGACCTAAAAGATTGACTGCAATATGTCTAAGAATTGCAAAATTCTGTGGAGCATTATCTTTTCTAATCCGACAGTCATCTTCTCTCAAAGCAACATCCAAGATCCAATGCAATGAATTCTCAATTCCCCAATGACTGCGAATAGAACTACCAACAACCATAAGTTTCTATTGCTACCCAACCATCTGCTCCACAAATCACCGCACATACAGCAATGGTCATAATATCGATTAACTTGTGTCTTTTGGTACGATCTATGCGTGGATCTTCTATTACACTGAAGTGGTCAGCAATTGTGATTTTGGGCTTAAGCTTCATTCCACTATCATCTGGTTCTTTTTGTTTAACGCAATATTGAATTTACTACAAAAACGAACCCGTATTGCTTGGCAGCTGTCGGCTGCCACAAACCCCCCCTACAACGATTATCATTCTTATTCAGTTTCATGCTTAATTCTCTGAAAGTACTGTGTGGTGCAGTGTAGGGGAATCCCACTTTGATTATCGATTTTTAATATTTAGATGCGTTCGCCCTAACATACACTGCAGATATCGATGCCATCATCCCCATCACCGACAGAGCATACTTTGACGACGATATAGTCACCCGTTTCGTTGAATTTATCCGCATCGCATACAGTCCCGAAACCCTCACCGAAAACCTCGAATTTATCGCCAACGCACTCACATTAAAAAACGACGAAACACCCCTAGAACGCATTCGTCGCTACTTCCTCCAAGACTTTATTTCCGACCACATTCAAACCTACAAAAAACGCCCTATCTATTGGCTATTTACAAGCGGCAAAAAACGCGCTTTTGGAGCTTTTATATATTTGCACAGATACAACGAAGACACCCTCGCCCGCATCCGCACCGATTATGTTTTGGAACTACAAGTAAAAATAGATGGCGAAATTGCCCGTACCCAGCAACAATTGGAAACTGCATCCTCCACCGTTGCCAAAAAAACAGCTACAAAACGCTTGAAAGAACTACAAGAACAACAATTAGAATTACGAGATTATCAAGCCAAACTGCAACATTTAGCCGATGCCAGAATAAAATTAGATTTAGATGATGGAGTTGCTTATAACTACACCCAATTCAAAGGTTTAGTATATGAAGGTGCAGATTTAAAAATGGCAGATTTAGAAAAAGCATCCCAATGGAAAAGGGATTTGTTAAGAGGTTAAGCGCTTAATTTGTGTACAATAAGCAGGCAGGATGCCTGCACCACAATAATTTAAGATTTTTATTTATACAGTTTAACTGCGGATTAGCTGAAAACAGAATTCATAATTGATTAAACCAAGCATCCAAATCAGCCATACTGGTAAAATCAAGCAATGCTTCTCCCAGATTTTCCAACTGTTCGAGGGAGAGAGCTTCAACTTGTTGACTTACATCTTGCGGTAATTCTCCTACCCTTCTAGCTAATAAACGCAGAACAAGGGATTTTTCTCCTTCCTCTCGTCCCTCTTCCTTGATTTCCCGATAAACCCGTGTTTCTCTAAGCGTAATTCCTAACATTTCTTCTACCTCCCGTTGGCTTTTTTAAGCTTTAAGTGCTGCCAACCAAGCATCCAAATCAGCCATACTGGTAAAATCAAGCAATGCTTCCCCTAGATTTTCCAACTGTTCGAGGGAGAGAGATTCAACTTGTTGACGGACATCTTGCGGTAATTCCCCCACCCTTCTAGCTAATAAACGCAGAACAAGGGATTTCTCTCCTTCTTCTCGTCCTTCTTCTCTTCCTTCCTCCCGTCCTTCCTCTCGTCCCTCTTCCTTGATTTCCCGATAAACCCGTGTTTCTCTGAGCGTAATTCCTAACATTTCTTCTACCTCCCGTTGGCTTTTATTTTCAAACTTGTACACCATGATTGTCGTCAGTAACTCTATTATGGCGCGATTTTCTGGCTGCGGTGCTTCCTGTTGACTTCTGGTAAGCAAATACCTGGCTTCTTCGGTTGCTTGCTCATCTTCAATTGTAGTCAACACCATCAATGCTACCCACAAGGGTAAAGAGCGAATATCCCCCAACTCATCCAAATATATGCGATTTACCTGGGGGCTGTTAAGCTGACTGAGATAAGGACGAATATCACTTTGCTCAAGATTACGGGATGGATAAATTATCACTATTTGCAGATTACTAAATCTATCCCGATTACGGTAGAAATATAACCAAGATTCGGCAAAAACCCTTTCATAGAGTCTTTCATCCTTTTGAAACTGTACCTCGCAGAAATAGACTACACCGGGATTTGAACTTTCGGGAGGTAAAAATACACCATCGATTTCAAACTTTGGTTCTTTAACTGCTACCGAATCGAATCGATATTCACCTGCATTAGCTGGTGGATTAGTCAATAGCTCAAATAGTAAAGTTGGCGATTGTTGAAATAGTTTATAGAAAATTGAGTCTCGACGCATGAAGGATTTTATCGGAAGATTGCACCTTCTCGATTTTAAGCTTTAAGTGCTGCCAACCAAGCCTGCAAATCAGCCATACTGGTAAAATCAAGCAATGCTTCCCCCAGATTTTCCAACTGTTCGAGGGAGAGAGATTCAACTTGTTGACTCACTTCTTGGGGTAATTCTCCTACCCTTTTGGCTAATTGACGTAAAACCAGGGATTTTTCCCCTTCTTCCTTGATTTCCCGATAAACCCGTGTTTCTCTAAGTGTAATTCCCAGCATCTCTTCTACCTCTCGTTGGCTTTTATTTTCAAACTTGTACACCATGATTGTTGTCAATAACTCTATTATGGTGCGATTTTCTGGCTGAGGTGCTTCCTGCTGACTCCTGGTAAGCAAATACCTGGCTTCTTCCGTTGCTTGCTCATCTTCAATTGTAGTCAACACCATCAACGCTACCCATACGGGTAAAGAGCGAATATCACCCAATTCATCCAAATATATGCGAGTTACTTGCTCTCCATTGAGTAAACTACGATAGGGATGAATTTCGGCTTGTTCGGTGCTGCGAGATGGATAAATTATCACCATCTGTAAATCACTAAATCTGTTACGGTTGCGATAGAAATATAAATGGGATTCTGCAAATACCCGCTCATAAAGCTTTTCATCGAGTTGAAACTGTACTTCGCAGAAGTAAACAACCCCAGGATTTTGACTTTCTGGAGGTAAAAATACCCCATCGATTTCAAATTTTGGTTCTTTGACAGCTACCGAATCGAATCTATATTCACCTGCATTCGCTGGCGGATTTGTCAATAGTTCAAACAGTAAACTTGGCGATTGTTGAAAAAGTTTATAGAAAATCGTATCTCGACGCATGGAGGAGGTTATGGGAAGACTGGTCAGATTCTCTCGGTGAAAAATGGGAAGTAACAGGTGTTCCATCTCAAACTAGATTTTACCGCGAAAATGTTTTACCAATATTCGATCGCAGCGACAGAGAAAAGGCTTTTGTAATTATTTCCGATGCATTACGCTACGAAGTTGCCAAGGAACTCGAAGAAGTCATTAAAAAAGAATTACGGGGTGACGCAAATCTAAATGCACAATTAGGTGTTTTACCCAGCGTTACCCGTTTGGGAATGGCAGCATTATTACCAGGGGTAAAGTTAGAATTAGTACCTAAAAATGGTGATGTCAAAGTAGATGGAATGAGTACAAAAGGTTCCTTAACTCGACAAAAATTGCTGATTCAAAATAGTAAAGTTGAAGCAACAGTAATTGATGCTGGTGATTTATTAGCAATGACAAGCGAAGAAGGACGAAATGCTATTTCATCCTACCGCTTGGTATACATTTATCATAATGTCATCGATGCTATTGGTGACAAACCAGCCAGCGAACGTCAAGTATTTACAGCTTGTGATGATGCAATTCAAGAAATTGTCCGCTTAGTCAAAAAAATCTGTAATTCTCTTAACGGCACTAATTTATTTATTACCAGCGACCACGGATTTTTATATCAACGTCGTCCTGTCCAAGAAGCCGAAAAGCGCCCCATTCCTAACAGCGAAGTAATTTTAGAAAGTAAACGTCGCTACCTATTAACCTCAGAAATAATACCAGAACCCAGTTTATTAAACTTTTCTCTACCCTATGCAGAAAAAACCTTTGCTGTGATTCCTCGCGGCACATTACGCTTTGGCATCCAGGGTGCAGGTTCCCAATTTGTCCACGGTGGGGCATCTCTGCAAGAAATTTGTGTACCCATAATTACCTATCACCACAAACGAGCCGCAAAAGATGATGAAGGATTAGCCCGAAAAGTTAACGTGCAAGTGAGTGTTAGAGAAAGAAGAGTAACGAATAATCGCTTTAGCTTGACACTGGTACAAGCAGATGCAGTGAAAGGAAGATGGCGATCGCGTCAAATAACAGTAGCTTTATATCATACCGATAGCAATACACCCATCACCGATGTCAAAAAAATCGAATTGAGCAGTAGCAGTCCCCACCCCAGCGAAAGAGAAAATACCGTCCGTCTGACGATCGCAACTTCCAACCCTCCTACCCGTGCCTTATTAATTATCCGCGATGCTGATGATGATAGCGAATTAGTACGGGAAGATTGGACTATTAGCTTGAGTATTGCTAACGATTTTGGCGATTTTTGATAATTTTTGATAATTTTTGATAAAACAACTCAAGTACCTCAACACCTGTATCGCTTCCTTATGGATGACCTCAACCACAAACTCAACAATATTTATTCTGGAAAGGTGGTACGCAAAGACCTAACCAAGCGGATTAAAGAAGGTGCCAACGTACCCGTGTACGTTCTGGAATACCTACTGGGAATGTACTGTGCTACAGATGATGAAGTGACGATCGAGGAAGGTGTTACCCGTGTTAAAAACATCCTCGCCCGTTTAATCCCCCTATGCGAAAATAATTACAATTGTTGCGAATTAGGTCCCCGTTCCACTGGAAAATCCCACGTTTACAAAGAAGTTTCCCCAAACTCGATTTTGGTTTCCGGTGGTAAAACCACAGTAGCCAACCTGTTTTACAATATGTCCACCCGTCGCATCGGTTTGGTGGGTTTATTCGATGTCGTCGCTTTCGATGAAGTTGCTGGTATTAGCTTCCACGATAACGATGGCGTACAAATCATGAAAGATTACATGGCTTCCGGTTCCTTCGCACGGGGAAAAGCCGAAATTACAGCTACCGCTTCAATGGTATTTGTAGGCAATATTAACCAAAGCGTTGAATCCTTGGTGAGAACCTCCCACCTACTGGCACCTTTCCCGGAAACAATGATCGATACGGCATTTTTTGACCGCTTTCACGCATATATTCCCGGTTGGGAAATTCCCAAATTTAGCCCAGAAAACTTTACCAATCAGTACGGCTTTATTGTCGATTATTTAGCCGAGTGGTTGCGGGAAATGCGTAAACGCAGCTTTGCCGATGCTATCGATCGCTACTTTCGACTAGGTAATAGAGCAGCATAGGTTGTTTCGGTCATAGGGAAAAACGAAGATCGGAAATAGAGCTTCAAACACACAAATACTAACTTTGCACTATTTGTGGAAAAGTATCCAGTATTTCCTTCAGGAAATATATCTATGTCGAAGAAGAATCCCCGCACGTGGGCGGAGAGTGTCAATTTATTGATAAGGCGATCGCCTATCTTGAAATAAGCAAGACTTTTACACCACAAGCTGTTGACCACATTATCATTTCGGATAATGTCGCTTTCCTATAGCTTGCGATACTCGATATTGCTTCTTTCCGACACCAAATGCCAAGCCCGATTTGTCAGATTATGGGTATC contains the following coding sequences:
- a CDS encoding BREX-1 system adenine-specific DNA-methyltransferase PglX — translated: MHRYNEDTLARIRTDYVLELQVKIDGEIARTQQQLETASSTVAKKTATKRLKELQEQQLELRDYQAKLQHLADARIKLDLDDGVAYNYTQFKGLVYEGADLKMADLEKASQWKRDLLRG
- a CDS encoding Rpn family recombination-promoting nuclease/putative transposase, producing the protein MRRDSIFYKLFQQSPTLLFELLTNPPANAGEYRFDSVAVKEPKFEIDGVFLPPESSNPGVVYFCEVQFQKDERLYERVFAESWLYFYRNRDRFSNLQIVIIYPSRNLEQSDIRPYLSQLNSPQVNRIYLDELGDIRSLPLWVALMVLTTIEDEQATEEARYLLTRSQQEAPQPENRAIIELLTTIMVYKFENKSQREVEEMLGITLRETRVYREIKEEGREEGREEGREEGREEGEKSLVLRLLARRVGELPQDVRQQVESLSLEQLENLGEALLDFTSMADLDAWLAALKA
- a CDS encoding DUF2887 domain-containing protein; its protein translation is MRRDTIFYKLFQQSPSLLFELLTNPPANAGEYRFDSVAVKEPKFEIDGVFLPPESQNPGVVYFCEVQFQLDEKLYERVFAESHLYFYRNRNRFSDLQMVIIYPSRSTEQAEIHPYRSLLNGEQVTRIYLDELGDIRSLPVWVALMVLTTIEDEQATEEARYLLTRSQQEAPQPENRTIIELLTTIMVYKFENKSQREVEEMLGITLRETRVYREIKEEGEKSLVLRQLAKRVGELPQEVSQQVESLSLEQLENLGEALLDFTSMADLQAWLAALKA
- the pglZ gene encoding BREX-1 system phosphatase PglZ type A: MSIVQTVNLAIVEKVYRKSYLDAWRRLWEDWSDSLGEKWEVTGVPSQTRFYRENVLPIFDRSDREKAFVIISDALRYEVAKELEEVIKKELRGDANLNAQLGVLPSVTRLGMAALLPGVKLELVPKNGDVKVDGMSTKGSLTRQKLLIQNSKVEATVIDAGDLLAMTSEEGRNAISSYRLVYIYHNVIDAIGDKPASERQVFTACDDAIQEIVRLVKKICNSLNGTNLFITSDHGFLYQRRPVQEAEKRPIPNSEVILESKRRYLLTSEIIPEPSLLNFSLPYAEKTFAVIPRGTLRFGIQGAGSQFVHGGASLQEICVPIITYHHKRAAKDDEGLARKVNVQVSVRERRVTNNRFSLTLVQADAVKGRWRSRQITVALYHTDSNTPITDVKKIELSSSSPHPSERENTVRLTIATSNPPTRALLIIRDADDDSELVREDWTISLSIANDFGDF